From Arcobacter lacus, one genomic window encodes:
- the panB gene encoding 3-methyl-2-oxobutanoate hydroxymethyltransferase, giving the protein MSIIKNDFEKMNISRIKNSKNKKKLTVITAYDALFAKLFEEIADMILVGDSLNMSFMGKPDTLSATLEQMIYHTNAVCNGAKNAFVIIDMPFGTYINKDVALKNCVEVYRQTNANAVKIEGGEDKADIIKHLTSNAVAVMGHIGLMPQYVRSEGGYKVRGKTKEDEEQLIRDAIAVEKAGAFSIVVEGVKSDVAKKITQAVNIPIIGIGAGVDTDGQVLVWSDMLGFFEEFKPKFVRHYLDGAKLVKEAVNQYRSDVQDKSFPSKQEEY; this is encoded by the coding sequence ATGAGCATTATAAAAAATGATTTTGAAAAAATGAATATTTCTAGAATAAAAAATTCTAAAAACAAAAAAAAACTTACAGTAATAACTGCTTATGATGCACTTTTTGCAAAACTGTTTGAAGAAATTGCTGATATGATACTTGTAGGTGATAGCTTAAATATGAGTTTTATGGGCAAACCTGATACTTTAAGTGCTACTTTAGAACAAATGATTTATCACACAAATGCTGTTTGCAATGGAGCTAAAAATGCTTTTGTCATAATAGATATGCCTTTTGGAACTTACATAAATAAAGATGTTGCTTTAAAAAACTGTGTTGAAGTTTATAGACAAACAAATGCAAATGCAGTAAAAATCGAAGGTGGAGAAGATAAAGCAGATATTATAAAACATCTAACATCAAATGCAGTTGCTGTTATGGGACACATTGGTCTTATGCCTCAATATGTAAGAAGTGAAGGTGGTTACAAAGTAAGAGGGAAAACAAAAGAAGACGAAGAACAACTAATTCGCGATGCTATTGCAGTTGAAAAAGCAGGTGCTTTTAGTATAGTTGTTGAAGGTGTAAAAAGTGATGTTGCAAAAAAAATAACACAAGCTGTAAATATACCAATAATTGGTATTGGAGCTGGTGTAGATACTGATGGACAAGTTTTAGTTTGGTCTGATATGTTAGGTTTCTTTGAAGAGTTTAAACCAAAGTTCGTAAGACACTATTTAGATGGTGCAAAACTTGTAAAAGAAGCTGTAAATCAATATAGAAGTGATGTTCAAGATAAATCATTTCCATCAAAACAAGAAGAGTATTAA
- the ruvB gene encoding Holliday junction branch migration DNA helicase RuvB: MQRLVEVESVSFEEDNNEISLRPSNWDDYIGQEKIKKNLRVFIDASKKRKEALDHILFYGPPGLGKTTLSYLISNEMNTNIKVTAGPMIEKSGDLAAILTNLEEGDILFIDEIHRLSPAVEEILYPAMEDYRLDIIIGSGPAAQTVKIDLPRFTLIGATTRAGMLSNPLRERFGMHFRMQFYTENELAKIIQKASLKLGKNCEDDASLEISKRSRGTPRVALRLLRRVRDFSEVENEKSIHLQRCKYALDELGVNESGFDEMDINLLELLISNRGKPMGLSTIAAALSEDEGTIEDAIEPYLLANGYIERTARGRVASVKTYEMFRLSYPTSLKLEDDLTQGKLF, translated from the coding sequence ATGCAAAGATTAGTTGAAGTTGAATCAGTATCTTTTGAAGAAGATAACAATGAAATAAGTTTAAGACCTTCAAATTGGGATGATTATATAGGACAAGAAAAAATCAAAAAGAATTTAAGAGTTTTTATTGATGCTTCTAAAAAAAGGAAAGAAGCTTTAGATCATATTTTATTTTATGGACCTCCAGGATTGGGAAAAACTACTTTGTCTTATTTAATATCAAATGAAATGAATACGAATATAAAAGTAACTGCTGGTCCAATGATAGAAAAGAGTGGAGATTTAGCGGCAATTTTAACAAATCTTGAAGAAGGCGATATTTTATTTATTGATGAGATTCATAGACTTTCACCTGCTGTTGAAGAGATACTTTATCCAGCTATGGAAGATTATAGATTAGATATTATTATTGGCTCAGGACCAGCTGCACAAACAGTAAAAATTGATTTACCAAGATTTACTCTAATTGGTGCAACAACAAGAGCTGGTATGTTATCAAATCCTTTAAGAGAAAGATTTGGTATGCACTTTAGAATGCAATTTTATACAGAAAATGAATTAGCAAAGATTATTCAAAAAGCTTCTCTTAAACTTGGGAAAAATTGTGAAGACGATGCTTCTTTAGAAATCTCAAAAAGAAGTCGTGGAACACCAAGGGTTGCATTAAGATTACTTAGACGGGTTAGAGATTTTTCTGAAGTTGAAAACGAAAAATCAATTCATCTACAAAGATGTAAATATGCTTTGGATGAATTAGGAGTAAATGAAAGTGGTTTTGATGAAATGGATATAAATTTACTTGAATTACTTATTTCAAATAGAGGAAAACCTATGGGATTATCAACTATTGCAGCAGCTTTAAGTGAAGATGAAGGAACAATAGAAGATGCTATTGAGCCATATTTACTAGCAAATGGGTACATAGAAAGAACTGCTAGAGGAAGAGTTGCAAGTGTGAAAACTTATGAAATGTTTAGACTATCTTATCCAACAAGTTTAAAACTTGAAGATGATTTAACACAAGGAAAATTATTTTGA